Below is a window of Macadamia integrifolia cultivar HAES 741 chromosome 8, SCU_Mint_v3, whole genome shotgun sequence DNA.
TCTGCCAAGTAGAAAGAATGTATTTAAATGAGCTCATATAAGCAACAAGTACTCACTGCACTGAAGCAGAATGCATAAAATCAAACATAAGTAATAAAGAGAACTCATAATCCAGttcctaataaataaaaatcaagcaTACAGTATCCTTTTTATTCCCCAATTAAGGCTTTGGGCATAATCTAAAGTTGGATGGGTATCTGAGAAGGTATAGCACAACAGTATGGGGCCATGTTTACAGAAGAATTATACCTCAAGCTAGAAAGTAGAAAAGCAACATATCCAAGGCCATATATAACATTTACATTGGTGAATTCAAGGCAACATAGTAACTAGAGTAATTGAAACAAATACACAGACAAGCTGGAGACGAACCTTTGACAACATCTGAATAATTGTCTCAGTATCCGTGTGAAGAAACTTGTGGgcaaatccaagaaaatgcataACCAAGGAACTATAAAATAGATAATTGGACAGCACAAAGCCTTGCCACGGAGATGCATATTCACTTGCAGATTGACACTCATCCTTGAAGGCATCCCTCTTATCTGGGGAATGGAAATTCTCATTTCTTGAGTTTCCAGTAGATTGGTCCACTAGTGCATCAAGTTTCGAAAAATCTTCCAACTTAATTTTCCATGGTTCTATGTAAGTTAGCCAGAGTGAGAAGACCTGAGATACATTCTTGATGGAGGTCTCCATTGGGCAAAACAAAAATGTTCTCAATATGAACCGGTACAAAGGCCTTTGAACCAAAGAGGTCCAAGAACCAATAGAACTCCCATAAGAAAATAGTGACAGTGCGGCCCTAGATTTTTCAACAGAACCTGAAACCCTCCAAAGAGGGCTTCCAGTAGATTCATCCGGATCAAAACCTTCCGTAAGAGTAACTAAGCTTCTCATCAGATATTTCACAAACAATTTCACTACTTCTCCCAGCCCAGTAGTTGGAGGATTATCACCCAAAACTGCTCGAAAAGGAAAAGAGACACCGAATGATCGGGATACATTCGCGGGCAAAGGTGAGAAATCATTATCAACCAACCAAAAGTGTATCAACGTATAAACCAAGAACTCCGCTTGCATGGCAACTGAACCATCATAGCCGGAAGAATAATGTAGAAGAGAACTACGGTAGGGCTGAAGAGCGCTTGAGCTCTGATCCGGGACAAACGCCCTTAGGTAAGCATAGAGAAGTCGAACATACAAGCTACACTCGTTCTTCTGCCCTAACCCACGCGTAGCACCCCCTACAACCGGGAGAGATGAAGTCCAATTCTCTAACCTAAACCTCCGATTTTTCTTAACAACTACAGCGTCAGAACTCTCGCTGTTGCCCCTGCACACGGGATAATAAGCAAACCAGAACATATAGTATTCAAACACATTCAACTGAACGTAAGAACCCTTAATCAGATCATCCTTAATCCTCCCTTTGAACAACGGACATAAATCCGACAAAACACGACATTCTCTCTCATTCTGTAGCATAAACCTGGCCCATTCCGGCAATCTCTCGACCGGAAACACATATTTAACCATAGAATGCCGATCAACAGCAGAAATCGAAGAAACCAAAACACCAGAAGGAGAAAGCAGATCGAAAACCCTACCTGCAAGCTCAGAATCACCGGAAGCCTGAATCTGATCAATCCATCCACCAGACGAAGGCGATTTATTCTGCGACGAGCATTCATCAAATCCGAACATCTTACAAATTAGGGCAGGGAACGCATTAGAGAAGAATGATCGGCTCTGGTCTGCGCTGTGTTTCTGGAGGAAAGCTTCGACTGCCGCACAAGCAGCAGATATCATAGGTGAAGATGAAGAGGCGAGAATAGTGGAAGCAAGCTCTTCAGCTTTGTTCTGAGAATCCATGGCGTAAGAGTGAGTGATCATGGAAGCTCCAAAGAGGCCAAGAAGCTTAGGAAAGGGTGGTTTTAAGCTTTGGCCTCTTTGTCGTTGCagagagaaatgagagaatTAATTCCAAGTTCTTAACCCTTTTAGGGCAacaaaactagagagagaaagtattTGAAGATTTAAATGCGTGGGAGGCAAATGGCGCCTTTTATgcgcaagagagagagagagaaatttcgACCGACGTTTGGTAATTAGTTAGTCTGAAAAGCTCGAGAATCGTCAACGTCGCTGTTGACGTGGTTACATTTATTTCGAATGATCTATCGATTGGGCCCCACATGTTTCACGCTGGTTCGTGTTCTTTAATTCTTATCCGCATTATTTTGGTTCTAAAGGCCCATGGGCCTAAAGGGGATGGAAGTCGGGGAGAAATGTGCCTCGACTTGGAACCAAAATGACTGGGCTTGGCTATTAGGGCTCAATTCGGTTCAACATTTATCACCTTCCAACTTAGGCCTGGCCATCTTGGAACCCCTTTTGAGGAACTTACCTCTATGACCTAGGGTTTAAGGGGTATGGTTATAATTTTAGTACttcacaaataataataataataataataaaataaagtggGTAAAGTAAACGTTTAGAGAAATTATGTATATTGTACATCCtgtttgatttattattagatTCGAGGTAACCTCACATTTGATTTACTATGTTTgagttttctatttttctatttccaaTTTTTCCCATGCCACCTACTCCAATCTATCCACCTCCTTAatcaccacctccacctccacctccactagTGAAGCTAACAACTTTCTCTCCATCATTTGCCTCCGAAAGCACCTTAATGCCCCCTCTCCATCATTTGCCTCTGAAAGCACCTTAATGCCCCCTTTGCAacccatcttctctctctctctctctctctctctctctctctctctctccaaagacCCCTTGTTACAATCTCATATCAGCTTATGAGGGCTGATCCCACATCGATTTCCATTATGTGGGTTcatatggtcttgg
It encodes the following:
- the LOC122086991 gene encoding uncharacterized protein LOC122086991 is translated as MITHSYAMDSQNKAEELASTILASSSSPMISAACAAVEAFLQKHSADQSRSFFSNAFPALICKMFGFDECSSQNKSPSSGGWIDQIQASGDSELAGRVFDLLSPSGVLVSSISAVDRHSMVKYVFPVERLPEWARFMLQNERECRVLSDLCPLFKGRIKDDLIKGSYVQLNVFEYYMFWFAYYPVCRGNSESSDAVVVKKNRRFRLENWTSSLPVVGGATRGLGQKNECSLYVRLLYAYLRAFVPDQSSSALQPYRSSLLHYSSGYDGSVAMQAEFLVYTLIHFWLVDNDFSPLPANVSRSFGVSFPFRAVLGDNPPTTGLGEVVKLFVKYLMRSLVTLTEGFDPDESTGSPLWRVSGSVEKSRAALSLFSYGSSIGSWTSLVQRPLYRFILRTFLFCPMETSIKNVSQVFSLWLTYIEPWKIKLEDFSKLDALVDQSTGNSRNENFHSPDKRDAFKDECQSASEYASPWQGFVLSNYLFYSSLVMHFLGFAHKFLHTDTETIIQMLSKVLNVLSSSRELMDLIKRVDAAFHSKPNASSSPMIDSLQKYVASIWEQLQDWEDGLSESDADGSFLHENWNQDLRLFSDSEDGGRHLLQLLVLRAESEIQAISGDNVSRNLQTLDSLKIRMCCLFGGTVGSTTPVTPEVKQVQHTRDEIFKPRRVGNQALADVKYKGDWMKRPVSGGEVAWLARLLVSLSDWLNEVLGLTQAESSDEWPSWPNVDFSVDEFGKVGGLKEALRMVLLSVGSCLLVLALGIVKFMKLHGLRVNLRVLASKKIIMVLLLSALFGALKKACGQCPCPPSCNLVLLT